In one window of Bradyrhizobium sp. AZCC 1721 DNA:
- a CDS encoding enoyl-CoA hydratase translates to MSANEMVLQKLDAGLLTITMNRPDRRNALNPDMTRGLVEAARRAAEDHEVRAVLLKGAGGMFCVGGDVKSMAEGRAPLGFEAKMANLRRGMEVSRILHQMPKPVVAQLDGAAAGAGLSIALSCDLRVASASCKITTAFAKVGLSGDYGGTYFLTQMLGAAKARELYLTSPVLSATEAYNLGMVTKVVPDADIDTEAHDLAMSLAQGPSVTLGYIKRNINNAETMSLEACFDAEAIHHSRSGDTADHKEAARAFVEKRKPVFQGH, encoded by the coding sequence ATGAGCGCAAACGAAATGGTCCTCCAGAAGCTCGACGCTGGGCTACTCACCATCACGATGAACCGTCCCGACCGGCGCAATGCACTCAATCCGGACATGACGCGCGGATTGGTCGAAGCCGCACGGCGCGCGGCGGAGGATCACGAGGTGCGCGCGGTACTCTTGAAGGGCGCCGGCGGCATGTTCTGCGTCGGAGGTGACGTGAAATCGATGGCGGAGGGCAGGGCGCCGCTCGGCTTCGAGGCCAAGATGGCGAACTTGCGCCGCGGCATGGAAGTCTCGCGCATCCTGCACCAGATGCCGAAGCCCGTCGTGGCGCAGCTCGATGGCGCCGCCGCGGGCGCCGGTCTCTCCATCGCACTATCGTGCGACCTGCGCGTCGCCAGCGCCTCCTGCAAGATCACGACCGCGTTCGCCAAGGTCGGATTGTCAGGGGATTACGGCGGCACCTATTTCCTCACCCAGATGCTCGGAGCTGCGAAAGCGCGCGAGCTCTATCTGACCTCGCCGGTGCTGAGCGCAACGGAGGCCTACAATCTCGGCATGGTGACAAAGGTGGTGCCGGACGCCGACATCGATACGGAGGCGCATGATCTCGCGATGTCGCTGGCACAGGGGCCGTCGGTGACGCTGGGCTACATCAAGCGCAACATCAACAATGCCGAGACGATGTCGCTGGAAGCCTGTTTTGACGCCGAAGCCATCCATCATTCGCGCTCGGGCGACACCGCCGATCACAAGGAGGCGGCAAGGGCGTTTGTCGAGAAGCGCAAGCCTGTATTTCAGGGGCACTGA